In Oncorhynchus masou masou isolate Uvic2021 unplaced genomic scaffold, UVic_Omas_1.1 unplaced_scaffold_1186, whole genome shotgun sequence, a single window of DNA contains:
- the LOC135529573 gene encoding THAP domain-containing protein 2-like: MPGRCSAFNCRNTFKNVKHKTNKVTFHSFPKRDPKRIKEWVGQMKWKDWQPTPHSLLCSEHFEERCMDRTGQTVRLRDDAIPTIFAFPSHLQKKVFSQLRQVCCFHLNY, encoded by the exons ATGCCAGGGCGTTGTTCAGCTTTCAACTGTAGGAATACGTTTAAAAATGTTAAACATAAAACAAACAAGGTTACATTTCACAG CTTTCCAAAGCGTGATCCTAAACGAATAAAAGAGTGGGTGGGTCAGATGAAATGGAAAGACTGGCAGCCAACCCCTCATTCCTTACTGTGCTCAGAGCATTTTGAGGAGAGGTGCATGGATAGAACTGGGCAGACAGTGCGTTTACGTGATGATGCAATACCAACTATCTTTGCCTTTCCTAGTCACCTAcaaaaaaaggtatttagtcaatTGAGGCAGGTGTGTTGTTTTCATTTAAACTATTAG
- the LOC135529569 gene encoding TNF receptor-associated factor 6-like — protein MSCFESDKSSLENDGACCGGAAASQLSNCALAMLEKESSDSALSPTESTPTSLQGGAPLQGYDVEFDPPLESKYECPICLMALRAAVQTPCGHRFCRSCIEKSIRDTGQRCPVDNEVLREDQLFPDNFAKREILSLTVRCTNVGCTDKMELRRLDGHVTKCEFATVPCPLCQDAVWKSQLEMHQSQHCQRRPVSCPDCVESFVYEDSKIHESLCPFANVVCQYCGMELIRDQVGMET, from the exons ATGTCCTGCTTTGAGAGTGATAAGAGCAGCCTGGAGAATGATGGAGCGTGTTGTGGTGGGGCGGCCGCGTCACAGCTGTCCAACTGTGCGCTGGCCATGCTGGAGAAAGAGAGCAGTGACTCTGCGCTGAGCCCCACGGAGAGTACCCCCACCAGCCTACAGGGCGGCGCCCCACTGCAAGGCTACGACGTGGAGTTCGACCCTCCGCTGGAGAGCAAGTACGAGTGCCCCATCTGCCTCATGGCCCTGAGGGCAGCCGTGCAGACGCCGTGCGGCCATCGCTTCTGCCGCAGCTGCATCGAGAAGTCCATCCG TGATACAGGGCAGAGGTGTCCAGTGGATAACGAGGTACTGCGGGAAGACCAGCTGTTCCCAGATAACTTTGCCAAGCGGGAGATCCTCTCCCTAACGGTGCGCTGCACCAACGTAGGCTGCACTGACAAAATGGAGCTTCGCCGCCTGGAT GGCCATGTTACGAAATGTGAGTTTGCCACCGTGCCTTGTCCGCTGTGCCAGGACGCGGTGTGGAAGAGCCAGCTGGAGATGCACCAAAGCCAACACTGCCAGCGGAGACCTGTGTCCTGCCCCGACTGTGTAGAGAGCTTTGTTTACGAGGACAGCAAG ATTCATGAGTCGCTGTGTCCCTTTGCCAACGTGGTGTGTCAGTACTGCGGTATGGAGCTCATCAGAGACCAGGTGGGGATGGAGACCTGA